A region from the Caldicellulosiruptor naganoensis genome encodes:
- the rpsP gene encoding 30S ribosomal protein S16 yields MAVRIRLKRMGAKNNPFYRIVVADSRSPRDGKTIDEIGYYNPLKNPADIKIDVEKARKWLSHGAQPTDTVKILLKKARVIE; encoded by the coding sequence GTGGCAGTAAGGATTAGACTCAAGAGGATGGGTGCAAAGAACAATCCATTTTATAGAATTGTTGTTGCAGACTCAAGAAGTCCAAGAGACGGGAAGACAATTGATGAAATAGGATATTATAATCCTCTCAAAAACCCTGCTGATATCAAAATTGATGTTGAAAAAGCAAGAAAATGGCTTTCACATGGTGCTCAGCCAACAGACACTGTAAAGATTTTGCTCAAAAAAGCTCGGGTAATTGAATAA
- a CDS encoding KH domain-containing protein, giving the protein MLKDLVEVIAKSLVDNPDQVKVSEIHGEQSVIIELKVAPEDMGKVIGKQGRIARAIRTVVRAAASKDNKRVIVEILQ; this is encoded by the coding sequence ATGCTAAAAGATTTAGTTGAAGTCATAGCAAAGTCTCTTGTTGACAACCCAGACCAAGTAAAGGTTAGTGAAATCCATGGTGAGCAATCTGTGATAATAGAATTAAAAGTTGCACCTGAGGACATGGGCAAGGTAATTGGCAAGCAAGGTAGAATTGCAAGAGCTATAAGGACAGTTGTCAGAGCTGCAGCAAGCAAGGACAACAAAAGAGTTATTGTTGAGATTTTACAATAA
- the rimM gene encoding ribosome maturation factor RimM (Essential for efficient processing of 16S rRNA) has translation MYKYLQVGKIVNTFGLKGEVKVIPLTDSPDRFSELDYVLLEDNLSQKLTIERYRVKDNIVIMKFKEISSIDEAQKLKNRFLVIERERAKKLPEDTYFICDIIGLEVYDLDGRKLGKVKDVLQTGSNDVYICQSYIGKKDLLIPALKDIVKEVNIEQGYMKIKVIEGLLD, from the coding sequence ATGTACAAGTACCTCCAGGTGGGCAAGATAGTAAACACTTTTGGTCTTAAAGGTGAAGTGAAAGTAATACCTCTTACAGACAGTCCTGACAGATTTTCTGAGCTTGATTATGTTCTTTTAGAAGACAATCTTTCTCAAAAACTTACAATCGAAAGGTACAGAGTGAAGGATAATATTGTTATTATGAAGTTTAAAGAGATTTCCAGTATAGATGAAGCACAAAAACTCAAAAACCGTTTTTTAGTGATAGAAAGAGAGAGGGCTAAAAAACTTCCAGAAGATACCTATTTTATATGCGACATAATTGGGCTTGAGGTTTATGATTTAGATGGGAGAAAGCTTGGCAAGGTGAAAGACGTCTTGCAGACGGGAAGCAATGATGTGTATATCTGCCAAAGCTATATAGGTAAGAAAGATTTGTTAATCCCAGCTTTAAAAGATATTGTTAAAGAAGTGAATATCGAACAAGGGTATATGAAAATAAAGGTTATTGAAGGGTTGTTAGATTAA
- the trmD gene encoding tRNA (guanosine(37)-N1)-methyltransferase TrmD yields the protein MVFKVLTLFPEVILQATNFSILKRAQEKGLIKIEAINIRDFTQDKHKRTDDYPYGGGYGMVMAAQPIIDAYESIKSDKPHRVIYLTPQGKKYTQDVAKEFSKEEELVIICGHYEGIDQRVIDLIVTDEISIGDYVLSGGEYAALVLIDSISRLVEGVIEKKSVEEESFSNGLLEYPHYTRPYEFRGLKVPEILLSGNHEKIKKWRRYQSLLKTIKARPDLISAANLTKDDIEFLIKYCEGQKNVL from the coding sequence ATGGTATTTAAGGTTTTGACCCTGTTTCCAGAAGTGATTTTACAAGCAACAAACTTCAGTATTTTGAAAAGGGCACAAGAAAAAGGTTTAATCAAAATTGAGGCAATAAATATAAGGGATTTTACACAAGATAAACATAAAAGAACAGATGATTATCCTTATGGCGGCGGATATGGAATGGTTATGGCTGCCCAGCCAATAATTGATGCATATGAGAGTATAAAGTCTGATAAACCTCACAGAGTGATTTATCTTACACCTCAAGGGAAAAAGTATACACAGGATGTTGCAAAGGAGTTTTCAAAAGAAGAGGAGCTTGTCATCATCTGTGGGCATTATGAGGGGATAGACCAAAGAGTTATTGATTTGATTGTGACAGATGAAATTTCGATAGGAGATTATGTGTTAAGCGGAGGAGAGTATGCAGCTCTTGTTTTAATTGATTCTATATCAAGGCTTGTTGAAGGTGTTATTGAAAAGAAATCTGTAGAAGAAGAAAGTTTCTCTAATGGTCTTTTGGAATACCCACATTACACAAGACCATATGAATTCAGAGGGCTGAAAGTGCCTGAGATTCTTCTTTCTGGGAATCATGAGAAAATAAAAAAGTGGCGAAGGTATCAAAGCCTTTTAAAGACAATTAAAGCAAGGCCAGATCTTATAAGTGCTGCTAATTTGACAAAGGATGATATAGAATTTTTAATAAAATATTGTGAGGGTCAAAAAAATGTGTTATAA
- the rplS gene encoding 50S ribosomal protein L19: MDIIREIESEMLRKDIPDFKPGDTVRVYFKVIEGGRERVQAFEGLVIKRRGKGLSETFTVRRISYGIGVERVFPLHSPRLEKIEVIRRGKVRRAKLYYIREKIGKDAKIKELIEVPQKENTDNTQEETNA, translated from the coding sequence ATGGATATTATTAGAGAAATTGAAAGTGAAATGCTGAGAAAAGATATTCCAGATTTTAAACCAGGTGATACAGTAAGGGTATATTTTAAAGTTATTGAAGGTGGAAGAGAAAGAGTGCAAGCTTTTGAAGGACTTGTCATAAAGAGGAGAGGAAAAGGACTTTCGGAAACTTTCACAGTTAGAAGAATTTCATACGGTATTGGTGTTGAAAGAGTATTTCCTCTTCACTCACCAAGGCTCGAGAAGATTGAAGTTATAAGAAGAGGTAAAGTAAGAAGAGCAAAACTTTATTATATCAGAGAGAAAATTGGTAAAGATGCAAAGATAAAAGAGCTTATTGAAGTACCTCAAAAAGAAAATACTGATAATACTCAGGAAGAGACTAATGCTTAG